In Papaver somniferum cultivar HN1 unplaced genomic scaffold, ASM357369v1 unplaced-scaffold_114, whole genome shotgun sequence, a genomic segment contains:
- the LOC113328882 gene encoding uncharacterized protein LOC113328882: MLGTLPTKYLKWVSKTLRARDFEEWAQLADQVLVDPSYKDRIEWELIDVLLNGNEISSGKNVKSHVSDLLEISERFGWDNDDKIGWIMINFELLGTSKTGRIPRKAISSSDDDEDSKGFREKIFGGLSDNKGSSGAIAEEMMMGYGSSNVGGGSREERREKQRLKRVLELRKVKLDFVAKNKKKEIDQHQQKHQHRIDRDNDDDLMAAVEKPASSPFPGRENLLKKVLNRQKIL, encoded by the coding sequence ATGTTAGGAACTTTACCAACTAAATACTTAAAATGGGTGTCAAAAACACTAAGAGCTAGAGATTTTGAAGAGTGGGCACAACTGGCTGATCAAGTATTAGTAGACCCTTCTTATAAAGATCGAATTGAGTGGGAATTAATTGACGTTTTATTAAATGGGAATGAAATTTCATCAGGAAAGAATGTAAAGAGCCATGTTTCTGATTTGTTGGAGATCAGTGAAAGATTCGGTTGGGATAATGATGATAAGATTGGTTGGATTATGATTAACTTTGAGTTGCTTGGTACTTCTAAAACTGGAAGAATACCCAGAAAAGCCATttcttcttctgatgatgatgaagattcaaagGGTTTtagggagaagatatttgggggTTTGAGTGACAACAAAGGGTCTTCTGGGGCTATAGCTGAGGAAATGATGATGGGTTATGGCAGTAGTAATGTTGGTGGAGGTAGTAGAGAAGAGAGGAGAGAAAAACAGAGATTAAAAAGAGTGTTAGAATTGCGGAAAGTGAAGTTGGATTTTGTtgcaaaaaacaagaaaaaagagatTGATCAGCATCAACAGAAGCATCAGCATCGTATTGATCGAGATAACGATGATGATCTAATGGCGGCGGTGGAGAAACCTGCGTCTAGTCCATTTCCAGGGCGTGAGAATTTACTAAAGAAAGTGTTAAATAGACAGAAAATTCTGTAG
- the LOC113328704 gene encoding uncharacterized protein LOC113328704: MLEANEQDLAGSEFDLRDRWQRQYFEQKKRQQHSNGDDDAEGTHGSAEYHRIPKSLDIDHIAFWLLLTHPMCIFLPVKMLIKATDGPALGVLPLNYQVPKDMHKVAEIPVLRFSPVNYHLQKDTIETKSPAKKKKCASPERNLQRSS; this comes from the exons ATGCTAGAAGCAAACGAGCAAGATTTAGCTGGATCTGAATTTGATTTGCGTGATCGATG GCAAAGACAGTATTTCGAGCAAAAGAAACGGCAACAACATTCCAATGGAGATGATGATGCTGAAGGAACTCATGGGTCTGCTGAATACCATCGGATACCTAAATCTTTGGATATC GATCATATTGCTTTCTGGTTGTTGCTCACTCACCCTATGTGCATTTTCCTTCCTGTAAAAATGCTGATAAAAGCAACGGATGGTCCAGCCCTCGGAGTTTTGCCGCTGAATTATCAAGTCCCTAAGGACATGCATAAGGTAGCGGAAATCCCAGTCCTGAGATTTTCACCCGTGAACTACCATCTTCAGAAGGACACTa TAGAGACTAAATCACCAGCCAAAAAAAAGAAATGTGCATCTCCCGAAA GAAATCTCCAGCGATCCTCATAA